In Rahnella variigena, one DNA window encodes the following:
- a CDS encoding IS3 family transposase (programmed frameshift), with protein MAKPKYTLETRMAVVSHYLYGNDGTQRTAERFGVERTSVRRWVRAWQLHGIDGITWKNDRHSPAFRIAVVRTVLGEELSMREAAARFNISNETVVRHWVNVYKDAGENGLLSIKPGRSKGMTKPKKASPLTDEALEKLSPEELRAELRYLRAENAYLKKLKALGSKREKRQKAAIISELRRNYALSDLLRAAGMSRSTWYHNMNALKRVDRHAGLKDKIREIYHHHKGRYGYRRITLSLRKQGLLVNHKTVQRLMAEVSLRSLIRVKKYRAWKGEAGKAASNLLSRDFSASKANEKWVTDVTEFSIQGKKLYLSPVLDLFNREIISYSLSERPVMEMVNTMLRDAFAKLSPEDAPLLHSDQGWQYRMAAYQAKLKAEGITQSMSRKGNCLDNAVMENFFGTLKSECFYLSQFGSLRELREAIEGYIHYYNNERISLKLKGLSPVEYRTQALKAA; from the exons ATGGCGAAGCCAAAATATACCCTCGAAACCAGAATGGCTGTGGTCAGCCATTACCTCTACGGCAATGACGGGACACAACGGACCGCAGAACGTTTTGGTGTCGAAAGAACATCCGTTCGTCGCTGGGTCAGAGCCTGGCAATTACACGGTATTGATGGCATTACCTGGAAAAATGACCGCCATTCTCCGGCATTCCGGATTGCTGTTGTCCGGACTGTTCTCGGTGAAGAACTTTCAATGCGCGAAGCTGCCGCACGGTTTAATATCTCAAACGAGACCGTCGTCCGGCACTGGGTTAATGTCTACAAAGACGCTGGTGAGAATGGACTTCTGAGCATAAAACCCGGCCGGAGCAAAGGCATGACAAAACCCAAAAAAGCATCCCCACTTACCGATGAGGCGCTGGAAAAGTTATCTCCCGAAGAGCTGCGGGCTGAGCTCCGTTACCTGCGTGCAGAGAATGCCTACCTAAAAAAGCTAAAGGCCTTAG GTTCAAAGCGAGAAAAACGGCAAAAAGCCGCAATAATCAGTGAGCTAAGGCGTAATTATGCGCTTAGTGACCTTCTGCGTGCAGCGGGGATGTCCCGCAGTACGTGGTATCACAATATGAACGCGCTGAAGCGAGTGGACAGGCATGCCGGACTGAAAGACAAAATCAGAGAGATATACCACCATCATAAAGGGCGTTATGGTTACCGCAGGATCACGCTCTCACTGAGAAAGCAGGGGCTGCTGGTGAACCATAAAACAGTACAGCGGCTGATGGCAGAGGTGTCGCTCCGGTCGCTTATCAGGGTGAAGAAATATCGCGCCTGGAAAGGGGAAGCGGGCAAGGCAGCCTCCAACCTCCTGAGTCGGGACTTCAGTGCATCAAAAGCCAACGAAAAGTGGGTTACGGATGTTACAGAGTTCTCGATACAGGGTAAAAAGTTGTACCTGTCACCGGTTCTCGATCTTTTTAACCGGGAAATCATCTCATACAGCCTGTCGGAAAGACCGGTGATGGAAATGGTGAATACCATGCTGCGTGATGCGTTCGCAAAGCTCAGTCCAGAAGATGCCCCGTTGTTGCACTCGGATCAGGGTTGGCAGTATCGAATGGCAGCCTATCAGGCAAAATTAAAGGCAGAGGGCATAACGCAAAGTATGTCGCGTAAAGGAAACTGCCTGGATAATGCTGTAATGGAGAACTTCTTCGGTACGCTGAAATCGGAGTGTTTTTACCTGAGCCAGTTCGGGAGTCTCAGGGAACTGAGGGAGGCGATAGAGGGGTATATCCATTACTACAACAACGAAAGAATAAGCCTGAAATTAAAAGGCCTGAGTCCGGTAGAATACCGAACCCAGGCCCTGAAAGCCGCTTAA
- the rnhB gene encoding ribonuclease HII, translating to MSDVFIYPQAVCIAGVDEVGRGPLVGAVVTAAVILDPANPIKGLADSKKLSEKRREALYIEIKEKALAWSLGRAEPHEIDELNILHATMLAMQRAVAGLGITPDMVLIDGNRCPKLPMASQAVVKGDSKVAEISAASILAKVTRDREMVELDLQFPEYGFAKHKGYPTPVHLESLARLGATAHHRRSFSPVKRALGLA from the coding sequence ATGAGCGATGTATTTATCTATCCACAGGCCGTCTGTATCGCGGGTGTGGATGAAGTGGGACGCGGCCCGTTAGTGGGCGCTGTAGTGACAGCTGCTGTGATCCTCGATCCGGCCAATCCGATTAAAGGCCTGGCGGATTCTAAAAAACTGTCTGAAAAGCGTCGTGAGGCGTTGTACATCGAAATAAAAGAGAAAGCGCTGGCCTGGAGCCTCGGCCGCGCTGAACCCCATGAAATCGATGAACTGAATATTCTGCATGCCACCATGCTGGCCATGCAAAGAGCGGTTGCTGGTTTAGGTATCACGCCTGATATGGTGCTGATTGATGGCAACCGCTGCCCTAAACTTCCGATGGCGTCACAGGCGGTCGTGAAAGGGGACAGCAAAGTCGCTGAAATCAGCGCGGCTTCAATTCTGGCTAAAGTCACCCGCGATCGCGAAATGGTTGAACTGGATCTTCAGTTCCCTGAATATGGTTTTGCGAAGCACAAAGGTTACCCGACGCCGGTGCATCTCGAAAGCCTTGCCCGCCTTGGAGCAACAGCACATCACCGACGCAGTTTCTCTCCGGTGAAACGCGCGCTCGGGCTGGCATAA
- the accA gene encoding acetyl-CoA carboxylase carboxyl transferase subunit alpha, which translates to MSLNFLDFEQPIAELEAKIDSLTAVSRQDEKLDINLDEEVARLREKSVELTRKIFSDLGAWQIAQLARHPRRPYTLDYIKHIFTDFDELAGDRAFADDKAIVGGIARLGERAVMIIGHQKGRETKEKIRRNFGMPAPEGYRKALRLMEMAERFKLPIITFIDTPGAYPGVGAEERGQSEAIARNLREMSRLNVPVICTVIGEGGSGGALAIGVGDKVNMLQYSTYSVISPEGCASILWKSADKAPLAAEAMGIVAPRLKELKLIDSVIPEPLGGAHRNVEAMAASLRAQLEADLSDLDVLSTEELRNRRYQRLMTYGYC; encoded by the coding sequence ATGAGTCTGAATTTTCTTGATTTTGAACAGCCGATTGCGGAACTGGAAGCGAAAATTGACTCGCTGACTGCAGTCAGCCGTCAAGACGAAAAATTAGATATTAATCTGGACGAAGAAGTTGCACGCTTGCGCGAAAAGAGCGTTGAACTGACCCGTAAGATTTTCTCTGATCTGGGTGCCTGGCAAATTGCCCAACTGGCGCGCCATCCTCGTCGCCCTTACACCCTGGATTACATCAAACATATCTTTACCGATTTTGATGAACTCGCAGGTGACCGTGCCTTTGCAGACGATAAAGCTATCGTTGGCGGTATCGCCCGTTTAGGTGAACGTGCCGTGATGATCATTGGTCATCAAAAAGGCCGTGAAACCAAAGAGAAGATTCGTCGTAACTTCGGTATGCCTGCACCTGAAGGGTATCGCAAAGCGTTACGCCTGATGGAAATGGCAGAACGTTTCAAACTGCCAATCATCACCTTTATCGACACTCCGGGTGCTTATCCTGGTGTTGGCGCTGAAGAACGTGGTCAGTCTGAAGCTATCGCCCGTAACCTGCGCGAAATGTCCCGCCTGAATGTTCCGGTTATCTGCACCGTTATCGGTGAAGGTGGTTCCGGTGGCGCACTGGCGATCGGCGTTGGCGACAAAGTTAACATGCTGCAATACAGCACCTATTCGGTCATTTCACCGGAAGGATGTGCATCTATCTTGTGGAAGAGCGCGGATAAAGCGCCTCTGGCTGCGGAAGCAATGGGTATTGTTGCGCCGCGTCTGAAAGAGCTGAAACTGATCGACTCTGTGATCCCGGAACCTTTGGGTGGCGCTCACCGCAACGTGGAAGCCATGGCCGCTTCTCTGCGTGCGCAACTGGAAGCTGATCTCAGCGATCTGGATGTTCTCAGCACTGAAGAACTGCGCAACCGCCGTTATCAGCGTCTGATGACTTACGGTTACTGCTGA
- the lpxA gene encoding acyl-ACP--UDP-N-acetylglucosamine O-acyltransferase: MIDKTAFIHPSAIVEDGAVIGAGVHIGPFCYVGSQVEIGEGTELKSHVVINGVTKIGCDNRIFQFVSIGEINQDLKYAGEPTRVEVGDRNNIRESVTIHRGTVQGGGLTKVGSDNLLMVNAHIAHDCVIGNRCILANNATLGGHVEVDDFAIIGGMTAVHQFCIIGAHVMVGGCSGVAQDVPPFVIAQGNHATPFGINIEGLKRRGFEKADLHAIRNAYKLLYRSGKTLEEAQPEIAAIAAEFPKAKPFSDFFARSTRGIIR; this comes from the coding sequence ATGATTGATAAAACCGCCTTTATTCATCCAAGCGCTATTGTTGAAGACGGTGCCGTGATTGGCGCCGGAGTCCATATCGGTCCTTTCTGCTACGTGGGATCCCAGGTAGAAATTGGTGAAGGTACTGAGCTTAAATCACACGTAGTGATTAATGGCGTGACCAAAATTGGTTGCGATAACCGCATATTCCAGTTCGTTTCCATTGGTGAAATTAACCAGGATCTGAAATATGCCGGTGAACCCACACGCGTTGAGGTCGGCGATCGCAACAATATTCGTGAGAGCGTTACCATTCATCGTGGTACCGTTCAGGGCGGTGGCCTGACAAAAGTGGGCAGCGATAATCTGTTAATGGTTAACGCGCACATTGCTCACGATTGCGTCATTGGTAATCGCTGTATTCTGGCGAACAACGCGACCCTCGGTGGTCACGTTGAAGTTGATGATTTTGCGATCATTGGCGGTATGACGGCGGTGCATCAGTTCTGTATTATCGGCGCGCATGTCATGGTGGGTGGATGTTCCGGCGTTGCTCAGGACGTTCCTCCGTTTGTGATTGCGCAGGGTAACCACGCTACACCTTTCGGTATCAATATCGAAGGGCTTAAGCGCCGTGGTTTCGAAAAAGCCGATCTGCATGCTATCCGCAATGCCTATAAATTACTGTATCGCAGCGGTAAAACGTTGGAAGAAGCCCAGCCGGAAATCGCTGCAATTGCGGCTGAATTCCCGAAAGCTAAACCCTTCAGTGATTTTTTTGCCCGCTCAACACGCGGCATTATCCGCTGA
- the lpxB gene encoding lipid-A-disaccharide synthase: MQKPVLTIGLVAGETSGDILGAGLIRALKKHHPDARFVGVAGPLMQAEGCEAWYEMEELAVMGVVEVLERLPRLLKIRKDLTQRFSELRPDVFVGIDAPDFNITLEGRLKQRGIRTIHYVSPSVWAWRQKRVFKIGKATDLVLAFLPFEKAFYDKFNVPCRFIGHTMADAMPLHPDKQAARLALGIPEDVHCLALLPGSRHAEVEMLSADFLKTALQLRQTYPDLHIVVPLVNAKRREQFERIKAEIAPDLPAHLLDGKGREAMIASDAALLASGTAALECMLAKCPMVVGYRMKPSTFWLAERLVKTPYVSLPNLLARREIVTELLQTECVPEKLSAALLPLLAGGEKSHALRETFLELHESIRRDADEQAAQAVMELANR, encoded by the coding sequence ATGCAAAAGCCTGTTCTGACAATTGGCCTGGTGGCCGGTGAAACGTCCGGTGACATTCTTGGCGCCGGGTTAATTCGAGCCTTAAAAAAGCATCATCCTGATGCCCGTTTTGTGGGTGTCGCAGGCCCGCTGATGCAGGCTGAAGGATGCGAAGCCTGGTACGAAATGGAAGAACTGGCGGTGATGGGCGTGGTGGAAGTGCTTGAACGGCTGCCACGCCTGTTGAAAATCCGCAAAGATCTGACCCAACGTTTTAGCGAACTCCGGCCTGATGTGTTTGTGGGCATCGATGCCCCGGACTTTAACATCACTCTGGAAGGCCGCTTAAAACAGCGTGGTATCCGCACGATTCATTATGTCAGCCCGTCTGTCTGGGCCTGGCGACAAAAGCGCGTTTTCAAAATCGGCAAAGCGACAGATTTAGTCCTGGCATTCCTGCCCTTCGAAAAAGCGTTCTATGACAAATTCAATGTTCCCTGCCGTTTCATTGGCCATACCATGGCTGATGCGATGCCGTTGCATCCTGACAAACAGGCGGCACGTCTGGCGTTGGGGATCCCTGAAGATGTTCATTGCCTGGCGTTATTGCCGGGGAGTCGTCATGCGGAAGTGGAAATGCTCAGCGCAGATTTCCTGAAAACCGCGTTGCAACTGCGACAAACCTATCCTGATTTGCATATCGTTGTCCCGCTGGTGAATGCGAAACGACGCGAGCAGTTCGAGCGTATCAAGGCTGAAATTGCACCTGATTTGCCTGCTCACTTGCTCGATGGCAAAGGCCGGGAAGCGATGATTGCCAGTGATGCGGCATTGCTGGCTTCAGGGACGGCTGCACTCGAATGTATGCTGGCGAAATGCCCAATGGTGGTGGGTTATCGCATGAAACCTTCCACGTTCTGGCTGGCTGAGCGTCTGGTGAAAACGCCGTATGTTTCGTTGCCCAACCTGCTGGCAAGACGCGAAATCGTCACTGAATTACTGCAAACCGAATGTGTGCCTGAAAAGCTTTCTGCTGCCTTGCTGCCTTTACTGGCTGGCGGAGAGAAAAGCCACGCGCTGCGTGAAACGTTCCTTGAACTGCATGAAAGTATTCGCCGTGATGCAGACGAACAGGCTGCTCAGGCCGTCATGGAGCTGGCAAACCGATGA
- the dnaE gene encoding DNA polymerase III subunit alpha, whose translation MAEPRFIHLRVHSDYSMVDGLAKVGPLVKCAASLGMPALAITDFTNLCGLVKFYGAAHGAGIKPIIGADLNVQSEILGDELAQLTVLAMNNQGYQNLTLLISRAYQRGYGAAGPIVDLEWLAELNEGLILLSGARMGDVGKFLTRGNDLQVNQCLDFYQQYFPDRYYLELIRTGRAEEENYLHAAVALATERGLPVVATNDVRFMVPTDFDAHEIRVAIHDGFTLDDPKRPRNYTSQQYMRSEDEMCELFEDVPEALQNSVEIAKRCNVTIRLGEYFLPQFPTGDMTTEDFLVEKSKIGLEERLEFLFPDPQVRAQRRPEYDERLDIELKVINQMGFPGYFLIVMEFIQWSKDNSVPVGPGRGSGAGSLVAYALKITDLDPLEFDLLFERFLNPERVSMPDFDVDFCMEKRDRVIDHVSEMYGREAVSQIITFGTMAAKAVIRDVGRVLGHPYGFVDRISKLVPPDPGMTLEKAFAAEPQLPEIYEADEEVKSLIDMARQLEGVTRNAGKHAGGVVIAPTKITDFAPLYCDAEGNHPVTQFDKNDVEYAGLVKFDFLGLRTLTIIDWALAMINARREKAGEPPLDIAAIPLDDKKSFDMLQRSETTAVFQLESRGMKDLIKRLKPDSFEDMIALVALFRPGPLQSGMVDNFIDRKHGREEISYPDIQWQHESLKPVLEPTYGIILYQEQVMQIAQVLAGYSLGGADMLRRAMGKKNPVEMAKQRGGFEDGAKSRGIDGELAIKIFDLVEKFAGYGFNKSHSAAYALVSYQTLWLKAHYPAEFMAAVMTADMDNTEKVVGLVDECWRMGLKILPPDINSGLYHFHVNDEGEIVYGIGAIKGVGEGPIEAIIEARNEGGYFKELFDLCARADVKKLNKRILEKLIMSGAFDRLGPHRAALMSSLPDALKAADQHAKAEAIGQVDMFGVLAEAPEQVEKSYANVMPWPEQTVLDGERETLGLYLTGHPITQYLKEIERYGGGQRLKDMHPTERGKMTVAVGLVLAARVMVTKRGNRIGICTLDDRSGRLEVMLFTEALEKFQHLLEKDRILIATGQVSFDDFSGGLKMMARDVMDISEAREKYARGLAISLTDRQIDDQLLNRLRQSLEPHRSGTIPVHLYYQRENARARLRFGASWRVTPTDKLLLDLRGLVGSEQVELEFD comes from the coding sequence ATGGCCGAACCTCGTTTTATTCATCTGCGTGTACATAGCGACTACTCCATGGTGGATGGGCTCGCGAAAGTGGGCCCGCTGGTGAAATGCGCAGCGTCACTCGGCATGCCCGCTCTGGCCATAACTGATTTCACCAACCTTTGCGGACTGGTGAAATTTTACGGTGCGGCCCATGGCGCCGGTATTAAACCGATTATCGGTGCAGACCTGAATGTTCAGAGTGAAATCCTCGGTGATGAGCTTGCTCAACTGACCGTGCTGGCGATGAATAATCAGGGCTATCAAAATCTGACCCTGCTCATCTCCAGAGCTTACCAGCGTGGTTATGGCGCTGCCGGTCCGATTGTCGACCTCGAATGGCTTGCTGAACTGAACGAAGGGCTGATCCTGCTTTCCGGTGCAAGAATGGGGGATGTAGGTAAGTTCCTGACCCGCGGCAATGATTTGCAGGTCAATCAGTGTCTGGATTTCTACCAGCAATATTTCCCTGACCGCTATTACCTCGAATTAATTCGTACCGGACGTGCAGAAGAAGAAAACTATCTTCATGCTGCCGTTGCGCTGGCGACAGAGCGTGGCTTGCCGGTCGTGGCCACCAACGACGTACGTTTTATGGTGCCGACCGACTTCGATGCCCATGAAATCCGCGTTGCTATCCACGACGGTTTCACTCTCGACGATCCTAAACGCCCGCGCAATTACACTTCGCAGCAATATATGCGCAGTGAAGACGAAATGTGTGAGCTGTTTGAAGATGTCCCAGAAGCGCTGCAAAACAGCGTGGAAATCGCCAAACGCTGTAACGTGACCATCCGTCTGGGCGAATATTTTCTGCCGCAATTCCCGACCGGTGATATGACCACAGAAGACTTCCTGGTCGAAAAATCAAAAATTGGGCTGGAAGAGCGCCTCGAGTTTTTATTCCCTGATCCGCAAGTGCGCGCGCAGCGACGTCCTGAGTATGACGAGCGTCTGGATATCGAACTCAAAGTTATCAACCAGATGGGATTCCCGGGATACTTCCTGATCGTAATGGAATTCATCCAGTGGTCGAAAGATAACAGCGTGCCGGTAGGTCCCGGGCGTGGTTCCGGTGCCGGTTCTCTGGTCGCATATGCGCTGAAAATTACCGATCTGGATCCGCTCGAGTTTGACCTCCTGTTCGAACGTTTCCTCAACCCTGAACGTGTTTCCATGCCCGACTTCGACGTCGACTTCTGCATGGAGAAACGCGACCGGGTTATCGATCACGTCTCCGAAATGTACGGTCGTGAAGCGGTTTCGCAGATCATCACTTTCGGTACGATGGCTGCCAAAGCGGTTATCCGCGATGTAGGGCGCGTCCTCGGTCACCCTTACGGTTTCGTTGACCGTATTTCAAAACTGGTGCCACCTGACCCAGGTATGACGCTTGAAAAAGCGTTTGCAGCAGAACCCCAGCTACCAGAAATTTATGAGGCTGACGAAGAAGTTAAGTCGCTGATCGACATGGCTCGTCAGCTTGAAGGTGTCACCCGTAACGCCGGTAAACACGCCGGTGGGGTGGTCATCGCGCCAACCAAAATTACCGACTTCGCGCCGCTATATTGCGATGCTGAAGGTAACCACCCGGTTACCCAGTTCGATAAAAACGACGTGGAATATGCCGGGCTGGTGAAGTTTGACTTCCTCGGTCTGCGTACGCTGACCATCATCGACTGGGCGCTGGCAATGATTAACGCCCGCCGTGAGAAAGCCGGTGAGCCACCGCTGGACATTGCGGCCATCCCGCTCGATGACAAAAAAAGCTTCGACATGCTGCAACGCTCGGAAACCACAGCGGTATTCCAGCTTGAATCGCGCGGAATGAAAGATTTGATCAAACGTCTGAAGCCCGACAGTTTCGAAGATATGATCGCACTGGTGGCGCTGTTCCGTCCGGGGCCTTTGCAGTCAGGCATGGTAGATAACTTTATCGACCGTAAACACGGGCGCGAAGAGATTTCCTATCCGGATATTCAGTGGCAGCATGAATCCCTGAAACCTGTACTGGAGCCGACTTACGGCATTATCCTCTACCAGGAACAGGTCATGCAGATTGCGCAGGTTCTGGCGGGTTATTCGCTGGGTGGTGCAGACATGCTTCGTCGTGCGATGGGTAAGAAAAACCCGGTCGAAATGGCCAAGCAGCGCGGCGGCTTTGAAGATGGTGCCAAATCTCGCGGAATTGACGGCGAACTGGCGATTAAAATCTTCGACCTGGTAGAGAAATTCGCCGGTTATGGTTTTAACAAATCACACTCAGCCGCTTATGCATTAGTGTCGTATCAGACGCTGTGGCTTAAAGCGCACTATCCGGCAGAATTCATGGCGGCGGTAATGACCGCGGATATGGATAACACCGAAAAAGTGGTCGGGCTGGTCGATGAATGCTGGCGTATGGGATTGAAGATTCTGCCGCCGGACATCAACAGCGGTTTGTACCATTTCCACGTGAACGACGAAGGTGAAATTGTCTACGGTATTGGCGCCATCAAAGGCGTGGGCGAAGGCCCGATTGAAGCCATTATCGAAGCGCGTAACGAAGGCGGTTATTTCAAAGAGCTTTTTGATCTCTGCGCGCGCGCTGACGTTAAAAAACTGAATAAACGCATTCTCGAAAAACTGATCATGTCCGGTGCCTTTGACCGCCTCGGGCCGCATCGTGCCGCACTGATGAGTTCTTTGCCGGACGCACTGAAAGCGGCTGATCAGCATGCTAAAGCTGAAGCAATTGGTCAGGTGGATATGTTTGGCGTTCTGGCCGAAGCGCCGGAACAAGTCGAAAAATCCTACGCTAACGTAATGCCGTGGCCGGAACAAACGGTGCTGGATGGCGAGCGCGAGACGCTCGGACTCTATCTGACCGGCCATCCGATCACTCAGTATCTGAAAGAAATCGAGCGTTATGGCGGCGGCCAGCGCTTGAAAGATATGCACCCGACAGAACGGGGCAAAATGACCGTCGCAGTGGGACTGGTGCTCGCTGCACGCGTTATGGTCACCAAGCGCGGCAACCGCATTGGGATCTGTACATTGGATGACCGCTCAGGTCGTCTGGAAGTCATGTTGTTCACCGAAGCATTGGAAAAATTTCAGCATTTATTGGAAAAAGACCGTATCCTTATCGCCACAGGACAGGTCAGCTTTGATGACTTCAGTGGCGGGCTTAAAATGATGGCCCGCGATGTAATGGACATCAGTGAAGCACGGGAAAAATATGCTCGCGGTCTTGCTATATCGCTGACTGACAGGCAAATTGATGACCAGCTTTTGAACCGTCTCCGCCAATCGTTGGAACCACATCGATCGGGGACGATACCAGTGCATCTGTATTACCAACGAGAAAACGCAAGAGCCCGGCTACGATTCGGGGCGTCATGGCGTGTTACGCCAACGGACAAACTGTTGCTGGATTTGCGAGGCCTGGTCGGTAGTGAGCAGGTGGAACTGGAATTTGACTAA
- a CDS encoding lysine decarboxylase LdcC, with amino-acid sequence MNIIAIMRPEGAYYKEEPIRELDSALTLLGFQIIYPRDRADLLKLIENNARICGAIFDWDQHSEELCTEINELNEYLPLYAFINTHSTLDVDVNEMRMVLYFFEYALSAADDIAKRVRQYTDEYIDTITPPLTKALFTYVEEGKYTFCTPGHMAGTAFLKSPVGTLFYDFFGAKTLKADVSISVTELGSLLDHTGPHLEAEEYIARTFGSEQSYIVTNGTSTANKIVGMYAAPAGSTVLIDRNCHKSLAHLMMMTNIVPVYLRPNRNAYGILGGIPQREFTRESIEEKIAQTANATWPVHAVITNSTYDGLLYNTDYIKNTLDVPSIHFDSAWVPYTNFHPIYDGKSGMSGERIPGKVIYETQSTHKLLAAFSQASMIHIKGDYNESTFNEAYMMHTTTSPNYGIVASAETAAAMLRGNPGRRLINRSVERALHFRKEIQRLREETDGWFFDIWQPEHIDEAECWPLDPDQNWHGFANADTDHMYLDPIKVTILTPGMNEMGKLEEEGIPAALVAKFLDERGVVVEKTGPYNLLFLFSIGIDKTKSMSLMRGLTDFKRSYDLNLRVKNMLPDLYAEDPDFYRNMRIQDLAQGIHKLIVRHDLPRLMLEAFDVLPEMKMTPYEMFQHQVRGHIDECDIDELIGKVSANMILPYPPGVPVVMPGEMITEESRAVLDFLIMLCSIGERYPGFETDIHGTRLTEDGRYLVKVLKLPEAE; translated from the coding sequence ATGAATATTATCGCTATCATGCGCCCGGAAGGGGCTTACTACAAAGAGGAGCCAATCCGCGAACTGGATAGCGCACTGACGCTTCTTGGGTTTCAGATAATTTATCCGCGTGACCGGGCTGACTTACTTAAACTCATCGAAAATAATGCGCGGATCTGCGGCGCAATTTTCGACTGGGATCAGCATAGCGAAGAGTTGTGTACCGAAATAAACGAACTAAATGAATACCTGCCGCTTTATGCTTTCATCAATACGCATTCGACGCTGGACGTTGACGTCAATGAAATGCGCATGGTGCTGTATTTCTTTGAATATGCGCTGAGTGCCGCCGATGACATTGCCAAACGCGTCCGTCAGTACACCGATGAATATATCGATACGATCACGCCGCCGCTGACAAAAGCGTTATTCACCTATGTGGAAGAAGGGAAATACACCTTCTGTACACCCGGGCATATGGCCGGTACGGCTTTTTTGAAAAGTCCGGTGGGAACGCTATTCTATGATTTTTTCGGCGCTAAAACGCTGAAAGCGGATGTGTCGATTTCGGTAACTGAGCTGGGTTCTTTGCTCGATCATACCGGCCCGCATCTTGAGGCCGAAGAATATATCGCGCGGACGTTTGGCTCTGAACAGAGTTATATCGTTACCAATGGTACCTCGACGGCGAACAAAATTGTCGGCATGTATGCGGCACCGGCAGGGAGCACGGTGCTGATTGACCGTAACTGTCATAAATCACTCGCGCACCTGATGATGATGACTAATATCGTGCCGGTCTATTTGCGGCCGAACCGCAATGCTTACGGCATTCTTGGTGGTATCCCGCAGCGTGAATTCACCCGCGAAAGCATCGAAGAGAAAATTGCCCAGACCGCGAATGCTACCTGGCCGGTTCATGCCGTCATCACCAATTCCACCTACGATGGCTTGTTGTACAACACCGATTACATTAAGAACACGCTGGATGTTCCGTCGATTCATTTTGATTCCGCATGGGTGCCGTATACCAACTTCCATCCGATTTATGATGGCAAAAGCGGAATGAGCGGGGAACGGATCCCGGGAAAAGTCATCTATGAAACGCAGTCGACGCACAAATTGCTGGCCGCTTTCTCGCAGGCTTCGATGATTCATATTAAGGGCGATTATAACGAAAGCACGTTTAATGAAGCCTACATGATGCACACCACCACCTCGCCAAACTACGGTATTGTTGCTTCGGCGGAAACCGCAGCGGCGATGTTGCGCGGGAACCCCGGCCGACGTCTGATCAACCGATCAGTTGAACGTGCGCTGCATTTTCGTAAAGAGATCCAAAGGCTTCGCGAAGAGACTGACGGCTGGTTCTTCGATATCTGGCAGCCCGAACATATTGATGAAGCTGAATGCTGGCCGCTGGATCCGGATCAAAACTGGCACGGTTTTGCCAACGCCGATACCGATCATATGTATCTGGATCCGATCAAAGTGACCATCCTGACACCCGGCATGAATGAAATGGGTAAGCTTGAAGAGGAAGGGATCCCGGCTGCGTTAGTGGCGAAATTCCTGGATGAGCGCGGCGTGGTGGTGGAAAAAACCGGCCCCTACAATCTGCTTTTCCTGTTCAGTATCGGCATTGATAAAACCAAATCTATGAGCCTGATGCGCGGACTGACCGATTTTAAACGCAGTTATGATCTCAATTTGCGGGTCAAGAATATGCTGCCAGATCTCTATGCGGAAGATCCTGATTTCTACCGCAATATGCGAATTCAGGATCTGGCGCAGGGGATCCACAAGCTGATCGTCCGCCACGACTTGCCGCGGTTAATGCTGGAAGCCTTTGATGTGCTGCCGGAAATGAAAATGACGCCGTACGAAATGTTCCAGCATCAGGTTCGCGGCCATATTGATGAATGTGATATCGATGAGCTGATCGGCAAAGTATCCGCTAACATGATCCTGCCTTACCCGCCGGGCGTGCCGGTGGTGATGCCGGGAGAGATGATCACCGAGGAAAGCCGCGCGGTGCTCGATTTCCTGATTATGTTGTGCTCAATAGGCGAGCGTTATCCCGGCTTTGAAACCGATATTCATGGAACGCGTCTCACAGAAGACGGACGCTATCTGGTGAAAGTCTTAAAACTTCCGGAAGCGGAGTAA